A window of Carassius gibelio isolate Cgi1373 ecotype wild population from Czech Republic chromosome A3, carGib1.2-hapl.c, whole genome shotgun sequence genomic DNA:
TAGTTGCCCGCTTCAAGTTAATGTCAGGATTCAGTACCTTGCCAGAGACTGTTGACCAACGACTTCGTAGTCCATCTTGGAGAAGATGTCCTGGATGGTGGTCCTCTCAAATTCTGTCCACACAACCATGTTTCCGACTTTAGATGTTCAGACTGACTGCCTTTAACAGATGCTAAAGAGTGCTGTGAGGAGAGAGAGTCTCATTGCTGTACTTTTAAATGCCCTTCATCACCACACCCCTTGGCAGGCTATTGGGTGATAAGTTTGTGGGTTGGTTCAACCAGGTCCACCCAAGAGATGCATATCATAGCCTACTTTTTCTTCTAATATCTGCAAAGACTAAACCTAAACATTTATTCTAACAaactgtatatttataaataataacatgAAATAGAAACCATAATATACCCAATGAGTCTATACTGATtctatttttaacttattttaatcaGTCAACAATTAAGGAACAATTTATCTGTACCCCTGTCCACACAGACCATCCCACACATTTCTCTAATTTACACGAAAACTCAGAAGAAGACCATGTTATGAAGAATTTCTTGAGCAGAAATCACAGGCATCAAATGTCCGTCTTACTCATAAAATGACAAGCAGATATTTCATGTTAAAGAGAGGCGGTGAAGTAAAAACCGTATCCCTAAAATCAGACATTGTTCTATATCTTTGGATTAGAGAATCGTGCACCCTGTTAATCTCGAACTGACGAGGGCACTACCATGTACGTGTGGAGCAAAAATCATCGATCGATTGTGATGTAGGCTACAGGCAAgttatttgatgtgtttcaacTGTCCCCCGGTTCAAGCTAGacctattatttttttaattgcttgttGTGTGAAAAGCTGTTTCAGTAACTCATCAAATCTAACGTAGTTTCGCCATATTTATTCGAGTTACAGGTGGTTATTATTAGCTACATTAATTTCAATTTAATGAATTGCTAATTAATTCAATATAGTGGATAGAAAAGGAAAAACTGTCTTGAGAAAATAGTGTAATATTCTGGCAATCTTCCACAGTCTGATAAGTCATCTTCGGGGGTGAGAGGAGGGTCTTGGGTGTATCTTCCTGAAGGCAGTATAAAACCGTCAGTCCTCTTGTCAGAAACCTACAGAAGTTTTCTGCACAGTCCTCCTTCCACGATGAGTCTCTCTGCCAAAGACAAAGCTGCCGTCAAAGACCTTTGGGCCAAAATCTCGGGAAAGGCTGATGACATTGGTCAGGATGCTCTTTCTAGGTAAGGTTATTAATGGCGTGTATACGCATAATGTTTTCTTCGGGCATATATATCTGTAATTCAATTCGCTGTGTCTGTCTAGGATGTTGGTGGTCTACCCTCAGACCAAAACCTATTTCTCTCACTGGAAGGACCTGAGCCCCGGCTCTGCCCCAGTGAGGAAGCACGGGGCGACTGTGATGGGCGGCGTCGCTGAGGCTGTCAGTAAAATCGATGACCTTTCCTCTGGACTCCTGAACCTCAGCGAGCTTCATGCTTTCCAGCTGCGCGTGGACCCCGCCAATTTCAAGGTAAGCGCAACTAAATCCACCTTTAGTCAACTCTGATTCTGTCATAGTCTCCTTCCTAGTCGCgttaacattttcttttgtttgtccATAGATTCTGTCCCACAACATCCTCGTGGTTCTGGCCATTATGTTCCCCACCGACTTCACCCCAGAGGCCCATGTTGCTATGGACAAGTTCCTCTGTGCTTTGGCTCTGGCTCTGTCCGAGAAGTACAGATAAGCGCATGTTGAGTGTCTTCGAGTAGGCCCGCGTCAAACCAGATGAATGGCTGCATCAACATTCTGTCTTATGATGCAATAAATGATTATGAAAAACATTAGCTAAGCGTCTTTGGTGCATGTTTTTGTCACACACCAGTCAGTGTTGAGAATGGTGATAGACTACAGTCTCAAATCATTCACAAATATTGAAGATGTTTCATTCATTCTGAAGAACTACCAGCCAATGAACATGAAAGCAATGTTGTTTTATAGTGTTGACTAATCAAACATGATATTACCAACCACacaaacaaataagaaaataaataaatcaactttaaacttaaaaaaaacgtTTCAATAAACAAGCATATTGCTAAATAATTTGATTACACTTGAGTAATTGAATTTCATAAGTCTGCTAAATAGTCTAAATTCACTAATTTTGGAGGGTTATCCAATTGTTGCAATTTAAGTCCTTCAGTGTGCAAAGATATGccacttagaaaatgtaaattttttcctaaagaatttttttttcgtcttttttaCTATACTTTAAAGTAGCCTATAATAAATGTGGAAACGGCTAGTTTCGCTCAGATGTTTGTAATGATTTATCTTTTAATTGAGTAAATGACTACATTTAATTTCCTACACTTGGCTCCAGTTATGAACTTTTGAAATATAACAAATCAACATTTTCTCGCTCGGTAAAACTTTTTATAAAACCAGCCAATGAACATGAAAGCAATGTTGTTTTATAGTGTTGACTAATCAATATTACCAgccaaataagaaaataaatgaataaactttaacttaaaattcttttaaataaacaagCATGTTGTTAAATAATTTCTCAAAGAAGCTTAAGTGAAGACAGAGCACTTCAGTAATTGAACTTCATTAGTCTGCTAATTAGTCTAACTTAGTTTTGGAGGGTTTTCCAATTGTTGCAATTTAAGTCCTTCATTGTGCAAAGATATGCAacttataaatatacacacttattaaaatatattattagtagAAAATTTGACTTTTTTCCTCGAGaacattttttgttcttttttactaTTACTTTAAAGTATAAATGAAGAAGCCTAGTTAAATAAATGTGGACACGGTTACTTTCACTCAGATGTTTGTAATGATTGATCTTTTAATTGAGTAAATGACTAAATTTAATTTCCTGCACTTGGCTCCAGTTATGAACTTATGAAATCTAACAAATCAGCCTTTTCTTGctatgtaaaacttttttttaaatgctaattttTCAACGTTCAGTGTGTAATTATTACTTTTGTttacatataggcctacatgAATAAAGGGATTAAAATAGTATTTAGTACATATTACACTAATCTTtagttgtatatatatttaataggcctatattataataatacataatacataactTTGTAGTTTGCAGTGGCGGGCCCAAACTTTGGAATAATTTGCCTTTACATGTTAGAAAGGCCCAAACAGTTACTGTTTTTAAGTCTagcttaaaaaaaactattttacagtATGGCGTTTAACACCGTGTGAGAGCTGATATTTTATATGACATTAttctataatatttcataatattttttactttgttattcTATTTGTTATATTGCCTTATTCGTGCTTGTACGGCACTTTGGTAAACACGTTTCTaaataagtgctttataaataaactcgATATAAATGACTCGATATAGCCTAATGTATAATATTAAAGAGTTCTTTGGTGCATTCTATTCTTTCAGTTACACTGAGAAATgtcttgtttgtttgattgtttgtttatttaatgtattaattcgTTCGTTTATTTATCAACACTTTTACATTCATCACAGTCGTTGTTAAAGTAACGGACTATTCGTTAAATCAAATAATTGTGTATTGGTTACACGTTGGATCATATGAATAAAACTTGCTGCTTTCTGTCcttattaaagttattttgatAGTCTCCAATAATAGAGGTAATCAGATTAGGTTATTCACGAACTTTTGCCTATTTTATTAAAGATGATCAGTTAGAAACAGTTTATACCATAGGCTTCAAAACCTGTCTGCAGCAGCAGCAAACCCTAAGACACAAACTGTCTGAATTCATGTGAATATAAAAGATCACAGGATACACTGCATGTTGAATAGCTACTGAAACGTTTATTTGCTTCAACTCAGAAGAACACGTTCTTTTGTTTAAACATCAGAAGATCCTCTGTGTAACAGTCAAAGCAGGTTTTGTTTCTAGTGGTACTGTCTTCGAAGAGAGGAGATCACGACGGCGAGGAACTTCTGAAAAGCGGCCTGGACCTCAGGTGTGAATGCAGCGCCGAGTTGAGCAGCAACAACGATGGTTAAGCAGTCACCCAGAAGCTGTTGGAGGACACAAGGACAGTGTCATATAGACAGACAGAGGATGCATGAACACTGAGGTCAGAACAAGTCTTGGTAATGAACATTATTATTAACTTACCCTGAAGTTGTCAGGATCTACGTGGAGCTTCTCGGAGTGCAGCACACTTAGTTCAGCATAGACGGCTTTGATGTCGTCCATGTTCTTCACGGCTCTGTCCAGGCCATGGAGCACAACTTTACCGTGTGCAGCAACCATGGGGTTTCCCATGATGGCAGCGGCATTGTACAGGTTTCCAAAATTGCCGAAGTACCTCTGGGTCCAGGGGTAAACGATCAGACATCTACAAAACAGAAcgaagagaatttttttttatcagagcgCTGTTTGTAAACTAGTTGCCCGCTTCAAGTTAATGTCAGGACTCAATACCTCGCCAGAGATTGTTGACCAACGACTTCGTAGTCCATCTTGGAGAAGATGTCCTGGATGGTGGCCCTCTCAAATTCTGTCCACACAACCATGTTTCCGACTTTAGATGTTCAGACTGACTGCCTTTAACAGATGCTAAAGagtgctgtgaagagagagagtcTCATTGCTGTACTTTTAAATGCCCTTCATCACCCCACCCCTTGACGACAAGTTTGTGGGTTGGTTTAACCAGGTCCACCCAAGAGATGCATATCATAGCCTACTTTTCTATTCTAATAGCCTATCCGCTAATTCTATCTATTTTGCCgagattaattttttatttaatatggaAATGTTTTTCTTAAAGAACAGTTATTTTCATCGGAAATAGATTTTATGATGGACATAGGCTAAATAATAAATAGCTACATATGACAGATACTatacatattaaaacatattttataggcCACATATGAAATTCTGAACAGAGACACTGAATTTAGCATCTGACAAGAGAAACATTTTTTCTAATTTTCTCCGATCTTCTCCGTTTTTTCTTGACGTGTTTAACAGACAAATAATTGCTCATAATTGATGGTTTCCCCCATAAGAGCTGCAGGCTACAGGATAGGCCTATTTACCAAATCAAACATAGCCTAGTGACTTTTGTATTTGATATGACAGTTTCCTGAATCAAAATATAATTCGAATAATTGTTTATCTAAAATTCCGTATTTCCGTAAATGTATCCTTAATTTATTAGCCTATAAAAAACGTACATTTTGGAACATGCGTAGAACGTTTTTCATTACCAAATTTGGCAACAGATTATATTCTGACAACGTCTAGGGAGGCAGTCTAATATTAACATGTTTGTAATATTTAAGTCTTGCATCACAAACTGAAGTCTTTTAGCGACCCCTGCTGTCCACGTGTATTAACATATACTTATAACAAATCAGAAATTAAACAGATCAGAACAAAACAGATATAAATGTAACCAGCAGGGGgcgtcaatctctctctctctctctctctctttctctctctctctctctcgctctcgcgcTCGCTCTCTCTTGCTCtaacacattttatttgatataaaagatAGCCTATATTCagggaaattaaaaaaattaaccatattttaatatataaatatacacattagcTACATTTGTAAtagtagtaaataataataataatagtaataataaactataattaAGCACCtactaatgtaaatgtaattcctAATAACTGATTAATAAGTTTACATCTGCTGAAGAGGTCTATAGCATATTACATGATGGCAATAACAAATGCACAGGGCTGCGTTTCTCAAAAGCATCGCAAGCCTAAGAAGGTCGTGAAAACGTTCATGTGAATGATCTTAGTACAACGGTCCGTTTCCAGAAGCATCGTAACTTAGCAAGCATTTGAAAATCATCGTAGATTTACGAGTGCTCTCTGGAGTAATCTTAAAGCCCTGATAGCCCTCGTGCATCGCAAGAAGACAGAGTTATGAGGTCACCTGCAGGACAACTGGCAGATTGCATTTACACTTTATTCAAGTATTCAGTGTGATTTTGTAGTTTTGTCTGTACCTGTAGAAATATATTGGCTGGATGAAGTACATTTGTGTTACTATCACCCTTAATATATAcatgttatatattaataatatctaaacttatatgtttatgtttaaaaatatccATCAACCATTAGTCATTCAATTCAGAAACTCAGTGTCAATTCAGTGTAAGTCTCCAAAGGCAGCTTGGCCTTTTTGAAGTCAATGAGCTGCTGTTGGAGATTGCTGTTCCTCTTATTGGCCTCTTAAATACATTGTCTAATGTCTTTCAAGACATCTCTCCAGCTTCACAAACTACAATCCTGACTACAATCACAGACCTTCTCAAACTGAGGTGTTGTGGCTGTGGGCTGAGGCCTGAGAGGTTTGTTTGGAGGACTAGGAGATGGTTAGTGTTGGGAGATGGCAGGTGAAACTGTAGTTATTAAATAGTTTCTCTGAGCATAGGACTTGACATCGGCTCAGGCTGAGGTATCCCTACTCATCCGTGATGGTCAATACCACCACAAATGCCATCTGAAGTATTGACAGGACTTTTTCTTCATATGCTGCAAGAAGGGGAGAGTCATTGGTCTAACTacctgtttttgtttatttttacaaagtcCTGCCACTTTCTGACCTCCTTCCCTGGTCTCTTAACACCCATGGTTGATGTTAACTCTGTAGCAAAGACAAGTCCTctcatatgttttgtttttactttttgtatGGTGTCCCTTAAATCTGCTGAAAATGACATTTGTTTTGCTCTACTTCCTTCAGAAGAACATTAATTTCAtctttatggttttttttttttctaatcatcAGATGACGACTATTAGGTTCAAGGAGAGATTCTAAGGTAATATTTCAGAACTTGACAAATGAACAGCGACTCTTTAGAAGTAGCACGTAGAACGCGTTTTGGCGTGTTCGTGTTAAGTAGCCTATCCTAAATTTTTGTCTGGAAACGCACGTGGAATTTCGGCAAGCGTTCTTTAGAGCTAAAATCCATCGTTATTAGGAAACCCAGCCCAGGGCATCAAACCGGGTTAACATATCTCTAGTTTCCACCAGCACATTACAGGTTGACAGCCACTTCTCAAATATTTTAGTAGACTTATTATGAGTCTAGTGTTTTCGCACAGTTTCTTTACGGACACAAACAGAGGCTC
This region includes:
- the LOC127952883 gene encoding hemoglobin subunit beta-2; the protein is MVVWTEFERATIQDIFSKMDYEVVGQQSLARCLIVYPWTQRYFGNFGNLYNAAAIMGNPMVAAHGKVVLHGLDRAVKNMDDIKAVYAELSVLHSEKLHVDPDNFRLLGDCLTIVVAAQLGAAFTPEVQAAFQKFLAVVISSLRRQYH
- the LOC127952899 gene encoding hemoglobin embryonic subunit alpha, with translation MSLSAKDKAAVKDLWAKISGKADDIGQDALSRMLVVYPQTKTYFSHWKDLSPGSAPVRKHGATVMGGVAEAVSKIDDLSSGLLNLSELHAFQLRVDPANFKILSHNILVVLAIMFPTDFTPEAHVAMDKFLCALALALSEKYR